The sequence TCCCGGCAGGCATCATCCCACAGCCAGGGTTTACGGGAAAGATCGGCCCGCATCATACCACCCCCGCTTTGAGCAGATCATGCAAATGGATCACCCCCACCAGTTTTTCCCCCTCCAGACAAAAGAGGCTGGTGATCTTGGCCTCCTGCATGCGGCGCACCGCCTCCGCCGCCAGAGAGGAGACGGCGATATGCCGGGGATTGCGGGTCATCACCTCTCCGGCGCTGCGGGTCAGGAAGGGTTCGCCCCGTTCCAGGAGACGGCGCAGATCCCCGTCGGTGATGATGCCCGTCAACCGCCCCGTTTCGCTGGTCACACCCGTCATGCCGAAACGCTTGGCCGTCATTTCGAGAATGACCCGCTGCATGTCGGTAGTCTCCGCAACCAGGGGAATGGCCGCTCCGGTGTGCATGAGATCCCCCACCGTCCACAACAACCGCCTGCCCAGACTGCCCCCCGGATGCAGCAGGGCAAACTGCTCCGGACCGAAACCACGCGCCTCCAGCAGCACCACCGCCAGGGCATCCCCCATGGCCAGCGCCGCCGTGGTCGAACAGGTGGGAGCCAGTCCCAAAGGGCACGCCTCCTGACCCACGGCCACATCCAGCACCACGTCGCTTTGCCGGCCCAGTGTCGAATCCCGTCTGCCCAACAGACTCACCAGGGGAATGCCCAGCCTTTTGATCACCGGCAGCAGGGCCACCACTTCCGTCGTCTCCCCGCTGTTGGAGACCGCCACCAGACAATCCTGGGTGGTCACCATGCCCAGATCCCCGTGGCTGCCCTCCGCCGGATGCAGAAACAACGCCGGCGTTCCCGTACTGGCCAGCGTCGCCGCCAGCTTCTTGCCGATCAGCCCCGACTTGCCCATGCCCGTGACCACCACCCGGCCCCGGCAATCGCGCAACAGCTCCACCGCCCGGACAAAATCCCCATCCAGCCGCTCCGCCATGGCCAGTATGGCTTCCGCTTCCAGACGCATGGTCTTCCGGGCCATCGTCACCATCCAGTCCATGCCCTTCACCGCTCCCTTTCGCCAAACCGTCCCCGTTCACACTACCTTCGACCAAAGACCCGAAAAAATCCAGGACAGCCACGCGCCTTTGCCCCATAATGCCTGAA is a genomic window of Magnetococcales bacterium containing:
- a CDS encoding KpsF/GutQ family sugar-phosphate isomerase translates to MVTMARKTMRLEAEAILAMAERLDGDFVRAVELLRDCRGRVVVTGMGKSGLIGKKLAATLASTGTPALFLHPAEGSHGDLGMVTTQDCLVAVSNSGETTEVVALLPVIKRLGIPLVSLLGRRDSTLGRQSDVVLDVAVGQEACPLGLAPTCSTTAALAMGDALAVVLLEARGFGPEQFALLHPGGSLGRRLLWTVGDLMHTGAAIPLVAETTDMQRVILEMTAKRFGMTGVTSETGRLTGIITDGDLRRLLERGEPFLTRSAGEVMTRNPRHIAVSSLAAEAVRRMQEAKITSLFCLEGEKLVGVIHLHDLLKAGVV